In Opitutaceae bacterium TAV5, one genomic interval encodes:
- a CDS encoding NADH-quinone oxidoreductase subunit B, translating into MVTANKDFACDSKIEGNVVVSTADAVINWIRSNSIWPMPMGLACCGIELMGVGGARFDISRFGAEVMRFSPRQCDCMIVAGTVTYKMAPHVRRIYDQMAEPKWVIAMGACASSGGMYRSYATLQGVDRIIPVDVYISGCPPRPEAVLDALIKMQEKIKRQPAARRLLSTRRDEVTLNS; encoded by the coding sequence ATGGTAACTGCCAACAAAGATTTCGCCTGCGACAGCAAGATAGAGGGCAACGTCGTCGTCTCCACCGCCGACGCCGTCATCAACTGGATCCGCTCCAACTCCATCTGGCCCATGCCGATGGGCCTCGCCTGCTGCGGCATCGAGCTCATGGGCGTGGGTGGCGCGCGGTTCGACATTTCGCGATTCGGCGCCGAAGTCATGCGGTTTTCCCCCCGCCAGTGCGACTGCATGATCGTGGCCGGCACCGTCACCTACAAGATGGCTCCGCACGTCCGGCGCATTTACGACCAGATGGCCGAGCCCAAGTGGGTCATCGCCATGGGCGCCTGCGCTTCCTCCGGCGGCATGTACCGCAGCTACGCCACCTTGCAGGGCGTGGACCGCATCATCCCGGTGGACGTCTACATCAGCGGCTGCCCCCCGCGCCCCGAAGCCGTCCTCGATGCGCTCATCAAGATGCAGGAAAAAATCAAACGCCAGCCCGCCGCGCGCCGCCTGCTCTCCACCCGGCGCGACGAAGTCACCCTGAACAGCTAA
- a CDS encoding 2-hydroxyacid dehydrogenase, with amino-acid sequence MFAALADFYFNLPLLLRLVIQGGAVILVMFPVAAACSMAERKIAAWIQDRPGPNRTSTPLLSWIPVLGPLLQRFGVMQLMADGGKFLFKEDPVPRFVEKAYFIAAPIVAMVPALCTITVVPFGAYINAAGDLVPLVLANVDVGLLAVFAVSSLAVYSQILAGWASHSKYSFLGGVRASAQLISYELSMTLSVLPVFLWINGPLAGESAEGFAGSLSLFRAVQFQTQPGFWGGAWFIFIMPVSALIFLVALFAETNRQPFDTIESEADLVNSFASEYGAYKWSLFYVAEYCHMLVGSAVFVLLFFGGWNPLPWVMSLADLATWLHIADIPLLTGLLGIVIFVGKVLGMIFFFMWVRWTLPRFRYDQVMNIGWRKLLPLAIANLVAYTLGIAFIH; translated from the coding sequence ATGTTCGCCGCTCTCGCCGACTTCTACTTCAACCTCCCGCTACTCCTCCGCCTCGTCATCCAGGGCGGTGCCGTGATCCTGGTCATGTTCCCCGTGGCCGCCGCCTGTTCGATGGCCGAGCGCAAGATCGCCGCGTGGATCCAGGACCGCCCCGGACCCAACCGCACCAGCACGCCGCTGCTCTCCTGGATACCGGTCCTCGGCCCGCTCCTCCAACGCTTCGGCGTCATGCAGCTCATGGCCGACGGCGGCAAGTTCCTCTTCAAGGAAGACCCCGTTCCCCGCTTCGTCGAGAAAGCGTATTTCATCGCCGCGCCCATCGTGGCCATGGTGCCCGCCCTGTGCACCATCACCGTCGTCCCCTTCGGCGCGTACATCAACGCCGCCGGCGACCTTGTCCCGCTCGTCCTCGCCAATGTCGATGTCGGCCTCCTCGCCGTGTTCGCCGTCTCCTCGCTCGCCGTCTACTCGCAGATCCTCGCCGGCTGGGCCTCCCACTCCAAATACTCCTTCCTCGGCGGCGTCCGCGCCTCGGCCCAGCTCATCTCCTACGAACTCTCGATGACGCTCAGCGTCCTGCCGGTATTCCTCTGGATCAACGGCCCCCTCGCCGGCGAATCCGCCGAAGGCTTCGCCGGTTCGCTCAGCCTCTTCCGCGCCGTGCAGTTCCAGACGCAACCCGGCTTCTGGGGCGGCGCCTGGTTCATCTTCATCATGCCTGTCTCGGCGCTGATCTTTCTCGTCGCCCTCTTTGCCGAAACCAACCGCCAGCCCTTCGACACCATCGAATCCGAAGCCGACCTCGTGAACAGCTTCGCCTCCGAATACGGCGCCTACAAATGGTCGCTTTTCTACGTGGCCGAGTACTGCCACATGCTCGTCGGCTCGGCGGTCTTCGTGCTCCTGTTCTTCGGAGGCTGGAATCCGCTGCCCTGGGTCATGAGCCTCGCCGACCTCGCCACCTGGCTGCACATCGCCGACATCCCGCTGCTCACCGGCCTCCTCGGCATCGTCATCTTTGTCGGCAAGGTGCTCGGCATGATTTTCTTCTTCATGTGGGTGCGCTGGACGCTCCCGCGCTTCCGCTACGACCAGGTCATGAACATCGGCTGGAGAAAACTCCTCCCGCTGGCCATCGCCAATCTCGTCGCCTACACGCTCGGGATTGCCTTCATCCACTAA
- a CDS encoding ferredoxin, producing the protein MTAAAPAKPDLITVNIDGKEVAVPKGTNVIEAARLVGVDVPHYCYHPKLSVVGNCRMCLIEMGLPAVDPATKTPVIDPATGKQKINWMPRPQIGCGTNAIPGLHIRTTTQMVRDAREGVMEFLLINHPLDCPICDQAGECKLQEQATGYGRGYSRFIEEKNVKPKRTRLGPRVTLDDERCILCSRCVRFSKEIARDDVLGFVDRGSYSTLTCYPGRELANNYSLNTVDICPVGALTSTDFRFKMRVWFLKQTNSIDTESSVGANTVVWSREGVIYRITPRRNDAVNDTWMTDSGRLLYKQVAAENRLSSSTPLDDLVAQAAGLVARASSPCDDAAGVASSSNPRAGSPCHGLALVASTRSSVEEQYLAKKLSAALGNAPVHLPAHLGEGDGILLSADRAPNTRGALVTGLAATLPAPKLASLAADIDAGKVKTLLVINEDLTTAGLTADQLGKVAIIYLGTHANATSAAAKVVLPTLTVFEKAGSFINQQFRLQAFAKAVPGLAGAHDDLLVLTKLLAAVSPSGAGVPPASGDTAGVTRFPSSAPAPLAPTLAAVRESLAAEVPALAGLARSALPDTGLVLDAAPWSALPFPEGASLHYKPATT; encoded by the coding sequence ATGACCGCCGCCGCGCCCGCCAAACCCGACCTCATCACCGTCAACATCGACGGCAAGGAAGTTGCCGTACCCAAGGGTACCAACGTGATCGAGGCTGCCCGCCTCGTCGGCGTGGACGTGCCCCACTACTGCTACCACCCCAAGCTCTCCGTGGTCGGCAACTGCCGCATGTGCCTCATCGAGATGGGCCTTCCCGCGGTCGATCCCGCGACCAAAACCCCCGTCATCGACCCTGCCACCGGCAAGCAGAAAATCAACTGGATGCCCCGCCCCCAGATCGGCTGCGGAACCAACGCCATCCCCGGTCTCCACATCCGCACGACCACTCAGATGGTGCGCGATGCCCGCGAAGGGGTCATGGAGTTCCTCCTCATCAATCATCCGCTCGATTGCCCCATCTGCGACCAGGCCGGCGAGTGCAAACTCCAGGAGCAGGCCACCGGCTACGGCCGCGGCTACTCGCGCTTCATCGAAGAGAAAAACGTCAAACCCAAGCGCACCCGCCTCGGGCCCCGCGTCACGCTCGACGACGAACGCTGCATCCTCTGCTCACGCTGCGTCCGCTTCAGCAAGGAAATCGCCAGGGACGACGTCCTCGGCTTCGTTGACCGCGGCAGCTACTCCACGCTCACCTGCTACCCCGGCCGCGAACTCGCCAACAACTACTCGCTCAACACGGTGGACATCTGCCCCGTCGGCGCGCTCACCTCGACCGATTTCCGGTTCAAGATGCGCGTCTGGTTCCTGAAGCAGACCAACAGCATCGACACCGAAAGCAGCGTCGGCGCCAACACCGTGGTCTGGTCGCGCGAGGGCGTCATCTACCGCATCACCCCGCGCCGCAACGACGCCGTCAACGACACCTGGATGACCGACAGCGGCCGCCTCCTCTACAAGCAGGTCGCCGCCGAAAACCGCCTCTCGTCCTCCACCCCGCTCGACGATCTGGTCGCGCAGGCCGCCGGCCTCGTGGCACGGGCTTCCAGCCCGTGTGACGACGCCGCAGGCGTCGCCTCCTCCTCAAACCCACGGGCTGGAAGCCCGTGCCACGGCCTCGCCCTCGTCGCCTCCACCCGCAGCAGCGTCGAGGAACAGTACCTCGCGAAAAAACTCTCCGCCGCCCTCGGCAACGCTCCCGTCCACCTCCCCGCCCACCTCGGCGAAGGCGACGGCATCCTCCTCTCCGCCGACCGCGCGCCCAACACCCGCGGCGCGCTCGTCACCGGCCTCGCCGCCACGCTCCCGGCGCCGAAGCTCGCGTCCCTCGCCGCCGACATCGACGCCGGCAAGGTCAAGACCCTGCTCGTCATCAACGAAGACCTGACGACCGCCGGCCTCACCGCCGACCAGCTCGGCAAGGTCGCGATCATCTATCTCGGCACGCACGCCAACGCCACCAGCGCCGCCGCCAAAGTCGTGCTCCCCACGCTCACCGTCTTCGAAAAAGCCGGCAGCTTCATCAACCAGCAGTTCCGCCTGCAGGCGTTCGCCAAGGCCGTCCCCGGCCTCGCCGGCGCGCACGACGATCTCCTCGTCCTGACAAAACTCCTCGCCGCCGTCAGCCCAAGTGGCGCGGGCGTCCCGCCCGCTTCCGGTGATACCGCAGGCGTCACCCGGTTTCCCTCCTCCGCTCCGGCCCCGCTCGCGCCGACCCTCGCCGCCGTCCGGGAATCGCTCGCTGCCGAAGTCCCGGCGCTCGCCGGCCTCGCCCGCTCCGCCCTCCCCGACACCGGCCTCGTCCTCGATGCCGCACCGTGGTCCGCGCTGCCCTTCCCGGAAGGCGCTTCCCTCCACTACAAGCCTGCGACCACCTGA
- a CDS encoding NADH dehydrogenase subunit C, with amino-acid sequence MTASADVLASLQTRFPHATLRSSADHPAINVPITEAAPTLQALRDEFGYDLLVDVTAIDNGVEASPRFTTVWHVLSTTRASYVRIAADCASDTEPVAPTVSHLWPAANWHERETWDLLGVTFENHPDPRRILMWEGYPGHPLRKDFPLAGVETELPDPEVAAVTGTPVLPAPMAGGPFVASPGEINLTEAEPRAKDESWNEQKPKPVPGAGDRLPNLKA; translated from the coding sequence ATGACAGCGTCCGCCGACGTCCTCGCCAGTCTCCAGACCCGATTTCCTCACGCCACCCTGCGTTCGAGTGCCGATCATCCGGCGATCAACGTCCCGATAACCGAAGCCGCACCCACCCTGCAGGCGCTGCGCGACGAATTCGGCTACGACCTGCTCGTTGACGTGACCGCCATCGACAACGGCGTCGAGGCCTCCCCGCGTTTCACCACCGTCTGGCACGTCCTCTCGACGACCCGGGCCAGCTATGTCCGCATCGCCGCCGACTGCGCGAGCGACACCGAGCCCGTCGCCCCGACCGTCAGCCATCTCTGGCCCGCCGCCAACTGGCACGAACGCGAGACCTGGGATCTCCTCGGTGTGACCTTCGAAAACCACCCCGACCCGCGCCGCATCCTCATGTGGGAAGGTTATCCGGGGCATCCGCTGAGAAAAGATTTCCCGCTCGCCGGCGTCGAGACCGAGCTTCCCGATCCGGAGGTGGCCGCCGTCACCGGCACCCCCGTCCTCCCCGCCCCCATGGCTGGCGGGCCTTTCGTCGCCTCGCCCGGCGAGATCAACCTCACCGAAGCCGAGCCCCGCGCCAAGGACGAGAGCTGGAACGAACAAAAACCGAAGCCTGTACCGGGCGCTGGCGACCGTCTGCCAAACCTGAAAGCCTGA
- a CDS encoding NADH:ubiquinone oxidoreductase subunit K (Catalyzes the transfer of electrons from NADH to quinone) — protein sequence MTIGLNEYLYLSAALFAVGFLGVLVRKNTLVIYMCLELMLVAATIALVAFSRYNGTMSGNIFVFFILTVAAAEVAVGLAIIVALFRQRHTIDVTKLNALKN from the coding sequence ATGACCATCGGACTCAACGAATACCTGTATCTCAGCGCCGCCCTTTTCGCGGTCGGCTTCCTCGGCGTCCTCGTCCGCAAGAACACGCTCGTGATCTACATGTGCCTCGAACTCATGCTCGTGGCCGCCACGATCGCGCTCGTGGCCTTCTCCCGCTACAACGGCACGATGAGCGGCAACATTTTTGTGTTCTTCATCCTCACGGTCGCCGCCGCCGAAGTGGCGGTCGGCCTCGCCATCATCGTCGCCCTCTTCCGCCAGCGCCACACCATCGACGTCACCAAACTCAACGCCCTGAAAAACTGA
- a CDS encoding NADH-ubiquinone oxidoreductase, translating into MSDIFFYVFSVLALACGLGVVFNKNTVTSALCLLGVLVSLAGIFVLLEAFLLAVLLIFVYAGAVVALFLFIVMLTDAAGGDRQRFSRGTLVSGTLAAGLLLIGLASIALYGSFDTVAPAASPGSVLRIYGQELFTTYLLPVQIVGFLLLIAMLGVIVISKKFTGEPADSAAAAASTDPLTEAIK; encoded by the coding sequence ATGTCCGACATCTTCTTCTACGTTTTCTCCGTGCTGGCCCTGGCCTGTGGCCTCGGCGTGGTGTTCAACAAAAACACCGTCACCTCGGCCCTCTGCCTGCTGGGCGTCCTCGTGAGCCTCGCCGGCATCTTTGTCCTGCTCGAAGCCTTCCTCCTGGCGGTGCTGCTCATCTTCGTGTACGCGGGCGCGGTCGTGGCGCTGTTTCTTTTCATCGTCATGCTCACCGATGCCGCCGGCGGCGACCGCCAGCGCTTCAGCAGGGGCACGCTCGTCTCCGGCACCCTCGCCGCCGGCCTGCTCCTCATCGGGCTGGCCTCCATTGCTCTCTATGGCTCTTTCGACACCGTCGCCCCCGCCGCCAGTCCCGGCTCCGTTCTCCGCATCTACGGACAGGAACTTTTCACCACCTACCTCCTGCCGGTGCAGATCGTGGGATTCCTTCTCCTCATCGCCATGCTCGGCGTGATCGTCATCAGCAAGAAATTCACCGGGGAACCGGCTGACAGCGCCGCTGCCGCCGCCTCGACCGACCCGCTCACGGAGGCCATCAAATGA
- a CDS encoding NADH dehydrogenase: MSVIQVERKPLTLLERTYIPQIVGGLKTTLKHMVAKPLTLEYPEQRPEIPPGYRGAPTLVYDPHGREKCVSCQLCEFVCPPKAIRITPGEIPADDPDAHVEKRPQEFEIDMLRCIYCGLCQEVCPEEAIWLQNQYTLTGYTREELVNNKQKLYEMGGTLPDEHFKWDKKKAAEDAAAHGGHH, translated from the coding sequence ATGTCCGTCATCCAGGTAGAACGAAAACCGCTCACGCTGCTCGAGCGCACCTACATCCCGCAAATCGTCGGCGGGCTGAAAACCACGCTCAAGCACATGGTCGCGAAGCCCCTGACGCTCGAGTATCCCGAACAGCGCCCCGAGATCCCTCCCGGCTACCGGGGCGCGCCCACGCTGGTTTACGATCCGCACGGACGCGAGAAATGCGTCTCCTGCCAGCTTTGTGAATTCGTCTGCCCGCCCAAGGCCATCCGGATCACGCCCGGCGAGATTCCCGCCGACGATCCCGACGCGCACGTCGAGAAACGCCCGCAGGAATTCGAGATCGACATGCTCCGCTGCATTTACTGCGGCCTCTGCCAGGAAGTCTGCCCCGAGGAAGCGATCTGGCTGCAAAACCAGTACACCCTTACCGGCTACACCCGCGAGGAGCTCGTGAACAACAAACAGAAACTCTACGAGATGGGCGGCACCCTCCCCGACGAGCACTTCAAGTGGGACAAGAAAAAAGCCGCCGAGGACGCCGCCGCCCACGGAGGTCACCACTAA
- a CDS encoding NADH-quinone oxidoreductase subunit L, which yields MPLPFGTSPIQLALLVLLLPLAAAALIALFLRRQGNIAALFSTLVSVAIVVGALTLAFSGVRITEPASVEWLRLGDFTLSLGFRFDDLAALMLSIVGIVGVCVHVFSLGYMSDDGAKARYFGGLSIFMFSMIGIVLADNLFMIFIFWELVGFSSWLLINHFCDKQSAADAAKKAFVTNRVGDFGFLLGIIACHAVFGTVNLSQLAALANGGAAVAAFIPMLLFCGAIGKSAQMPLHIWLPDAMEGPTPVSALIHAATMVAAGIYMLCRIEPLFAAAPDALDVVMWIGTATALYAALCAITQRDIKKVLAYSTLSQLGYMVAAFGLGRIIDPEAPAGQTVLLAGLGAAMFHLTTHAFFKALMFLGSGSVIHGCHHEQDIFKMGGLAKKMPVTFITFTIGVLAISGLPFISGFYSKDAILHLAQEKSQPVFLILLVTAVLTAFYMVRMWKLVFLGSTRSHASEHAHESGPSMIIPLAVLALLSVAGGWTTGSLGSLVYGSHFDGVWSQIPHAHGASVILMSVAILVLGAGLALAFYKSAPTDSLEKNARPVFTLLAALKNSFDGVYNYYVGKVQQRFALLLNGAEMLLLSGLAVRGLAGVTGLFGLAARALHTGSLHAYVYWFLIGAGLLWALAAN from the coding sequence ATGCCACTCCCATTCGGCACTTCTCCCATCCAGCTCGCGCTCCTCGTCCTTCTTCTCCCGCTGGCAGCGGCCGCGCTCATCGCCCTCTTCCTCCGCCGTCAGGGCAACATCGCCGCGCTCTTTTCCACGCTCGTCTCCGTGGCCATCGTCGTCGGCGCCCTCACCCTCGCTTTCAGCGGCGTGCGCATCACGGAACCCGCCTCCGTCGAATGGCTCCGGCTTGGTGATTTCACCCTCTCGCTCGGCTTCCGGTTCGACGACCTCGCCGCGCTCATGCTCTCCATCGTCGGCATCGTCGGCGTCTGCGTTCACGTCTTCTCGCTCGGCTACATGAGCGACGACGGAGCCAAGGCCCGCTACTTCGGCGGGCTCTCCATCTTCATGTTCTCGATGATCGGCATCGTCCTCGCCGACAACCTGTTCATGATTTTCATCTTCTGGGAGCTCGTCGGTTTCAGCTCCTGGCTGCTCATCAACCATTTCTGCGACAAGCAGAGCGCCGCCGACGCCGCGAAAAAAGCCTTCGTCACCAACCGCGTCGGCGACTTCGGCTTCCTGCTCGGCATCATCGCCTGCCACGCGGTGTTCGGCACCGTCAACCTTTCGCAACTCGCCGCCCTCGCCAACGGCGGCGCCGCCGTGGCCGCCTTTATCCCGATGCTCCTCTTCTGTGGCGCCATCGGCAAATCCGCGCAAATGCCGCTCCACATCTGGCTCCCCGACGCCATGGAAGGCCCCACGCCCGTCTCCGCGCTCATCCACGCGGCGACCATGGTCGCGGCCGGCATCTACATGCTCTGCCGCATCGAACCCCTCTTCGCCGCCGCGCCCGACGCGCTCGATGTCGTCATGTGGATCGGCACCGCCACCGCGCTCTACGCCGCCCTGTGCGCCATCACCCAGCGCGACATCAAGAAGGTGCTCGCCTACTCCACGCTCTCGCAGCTCGGCTACATGGTCGCCGCCTTCGGCCTCGGCCGCATCATCGACCCCGAAGCGCCGGCCGGCCAGACCGTGCTCCTCGCCGGCCTCGGCGCCGCGATGTTCCACCTCACCACGCACGCCTTTTTCAAGGCCCTCATGTTCCTCGGCTCCGGCTCCGTCATCCACGGCTGCCATCACGAGCAGGACATCTTCAAAATGGGCGGCCTCGCGAAAAAGATGCCCGTGACGTTCATCACGTTCACGATCGGCGTCCTCGCCATCTCCGGCCTCCCCTTCATCTCGGGCTTTTACTCCAAGGACGCCATCCTTCACCTCGCCCAGGAAAAGAGCCAGCCCGTCTTCCTCATCCTCCTCGTCACCGCCGTGCTCACCGCCTTCTACATGGTCCGCATGTGGAAGCTCGTTTTCCTCGGCTCCACGCGCAGCCACGCGTCCGAACACGCGCACGAAAGCGGCCCCTCGATGATCATCCCGCTCGCTGTCCTCGCCCTCCTCTCCGTCGCCGGCGGCTGGACGACCGGCAGCCTCGGTTCCCTCGTTTACGGCAGCCACTTCGACGGCGTCTGGTCGCAGATTCCCCACGCGCACGGCGCCAGCGTCATCCTCATGAGTGTCGCCATCCTCGTTCTCGGCGCCGGCCTCGCGCTCGCCTTCTACAAGAGTGCGCCGACCGACAGCCTCGAGAAAAACGCCCGCCCTGTCTTCACGCTCCTCGCCGCGCTCAAAAATTCCTTCGACGGCGTTTACAATTATTACGTTGGAAAGGTCCAGCAGCGCTTCGCCCTGCTTCTCAACGGTGCCGAGATGCTCCTCCTTTCCGGCCTCGCCGTCCGGGGCCTTGCCGGTGTGACCGGTCTTTTCGGCCTCGCCGCCCGCGCCCTCCACACCGGCAGCCTCCACGCCTACGTTTACTGGTTCCTCATCGGCGCCGGCCTGCTCTGGGCCTTGGCAGCTAATTAA
- a CDS encoding NADH dehydrogenase, with the protein MNLKPETLHRIDEVITHYPVRRSATLPLLHLIQEDAGYISDEALEWVADKLGIERIHVLEVVTFYPMFRRKPIGRRHIKVCRTLSCALMGGYKVCETMQKEFDTHLNAVSPDGEVTVEFVECLASCGTAPVVMIDETLHENVSPERARELAAQIKAEAAARQK; encoded by the coding sequence GTGAATCTGAAGCCAGAGACTCTCCATCGTATCGACGAAGTCATTACACACTATCCGGTGAGGCGCAGCGCCACGCTGCCGCTCCTGCATCTCATCCAGGAGGATGCCGGGTATATCTCCGACGAGGCGCTGGAGTGGGTCGCCGACAAACTCGGAATCGAGCGCATCCACGTCCTCGAGGTGGTCACCTTTTACCCGATGTTCCGGAGAAAACCCATCGGACGCCGCCACATCAAGGTGTGCCGCACGCTCTCCTGCGCGCTCATGGGCGGCTACAAGGTGTGCGAGACGATGCAGAAGGAGTTCGACACGCACCTCAACGCGGTGAGCCCCGACGGCGAGGTGACGGTCGAGTTCGTCGAGTGCCTCGCTTCCTGCGGCACCGCGCCCGTCGTCATGATCGACGAAACGCTCCACGAAAACGTCTCTCCCGAACGCGCCCGCGAACTCGCCGCGCAGATCAAGGCCGAAGCCGCCGCCCGCCAGAAGTAA
- a CDS encoding NADH dehydrogenase subunit D (Catalyzes the transfer of electrons from NADH to quinone): MSTEYAFPDNATRNAEGAAVHAADDDKMSLSMGPSHPSTHGVLRLQLELDGEIVTKCDPILGYLHRGDEKIAENMTYNQFVPYTDRLDYLSPLANNVAYAIAVERLAHLEVPPRCQAIRVIVTELARISSHLLGFGSFAMDTGAWTAFLYQFTEREKLYKLFEELTGARFTTSYTRIGGVARDVPEGWLQRVEAFCDQFLPLLEEMLGMLTRNKIFLDRTVGVGVITREDALAYGLTGPNLRGSGVPFDIRKDKPYNGYENYEFDVPVGTTGDSYDRYLCRGEEMRQSVRIVKQVIKNFPGGAWYAEDARRIYAPRKDKVLTSMEELINNFMIVTEGPQMPPGEVYFEAENPKGALGFYIVSKGGGVPWRMKIRSPSFCTLSIMPKVGIGCLFTDLTAILGSLDFVMGEADR; the protein is encoded by the coding sequence ATGTCCACCGAATACGCCTTTCCCGACAACGCCACCCGCAACGCCGAGGGTGCGGCGGTCCATGCCGCCGATGACGACAAGATGTCGCTCTCCATGGGTCCCTCGCACCCCTCGACCCACGGCGTTCTCCGGCTCCAGCTCGAGCTCGACGGCGAGATCGTCACGAAGTGCGACCCCATCCTCGGCTACCTTCACCGCGGCGACGAAAAAATCGCGGAAAACATGACTTACAACCAGTTCGTGCCCTACACGGACCGGCTCGATTACCTCTCCCCGCTCGCCAACAACGTCGCCTACGCCATCGCCGTCGAACGCCTCGCCCACCTCGAAGTTCCCCCGCGCTGCCAGGCGATCCGCGTCATCGTGACCGAGCTCGCCCGCATTTCGTCCCACCTGCTCGGCTTCGGCTCCTTCGCCATGGATACCGGCGCGTGGACGGCTTTCCTCTACCAGTTCACCGAACGCGAAAAACTCTACAAACTCTTCGAGGAGCTGACCGGCGCCCGCTTCACCACCAGCTACACGCGCATCGGCGGCGTGGCCCGCGACGTGCCCGAAGGCTGGCTCCAGCGCGTCGAGGCGTTCTGCGACCAGTTCCTGCCGCTTCTCGAAGAGATGCTCGGCATGCTGACCCGCAACAAGATCTTCCTCGACCGCACGGTCGGCGTCGGCGTGATCACCCGCGAGGACGCGCTCGCGTACGGCCTCACCGGTCCCAACCTGCGCGGCTCCGGCGTCCCCTTCGACATCCGCAAGGACAAACCCTACAACGGCTACGAGAACTACGAGTTCGACGTCCCCGTCGGCACCACCGGCGACAGCTACGACCGCTACCTCTGCCGCGGCGAGGAGATGCGCCAGTCCGTGCGCATCGTGAAACAGGTGATCAAAAATTTCCCCGGCGGCGCCTGGTACGCCGAGGACGCCCGCCGCATCTACGCCCCCCGCAAGGACAAGGTGCTCACCTCGATGGAGGAGCTGATCAACAACTTCATGATCGTGACCGAAGGCCCGCAGATGCCGCCCGGCGAGGTGTATTTCGAGGCCGAAAATCCGAAAGGCGCGCTCGGTTTCTACATCGTGAGCAAGGGAGGCGGCGTGCCGTGGCGCATGAAGATAAGAAGCCCCTCGTTCTGCACCCTCTCGATCATGCCCAAGGTCGGCATCGGCTGCCTCTTCACCGATCTCACCGCCATCCTCGGCTCGCTCGACTTCGTCATGGGCGAGGCCGACCGGTGA
- a CDS encoding NADH dehydrogenase, whose translation MSASAPQQRRIIFKHIDEAGYTNDIDCYLRNGGYDILRKAVSRKPEELRDEVKKSGLRGRGGAGFPAGVKWGLVDRKSGKPIYLIVNADESEPGTFKDRYIIHQDPHQLIEGIMITAWANDVKQAYIYIRGEMPEGARILERAIAEARAKNLVGPNILGTGYSCEIYVHRGAGAYICGEETGLIESLEGKRANPRIKPPYFPAVLGLYQCPTIVNNVETLCHVKHIIDMGGEEYAKIGTPNNTGTRIFCVSGHVRRPGYYEFEAGKVTMGQLLNDVCGGPRPGHTFKAVIPGGSSAKIFRFGETFTLKNKDGSTRTLTVEDVPMDFDTLAACGSMGGSGGVIVMDDSVNMVEALANINAFYSHESCGQCTPCREGSLWMKKITARMVHGEARPQDAELLKNVADQIPGRTICAMGEACSWPTQSFLAKFGDEFKNYYETKKQRPAETLPLV comes from the coding sequence ATGTCCGCTTCCGCTCCGCAACAACGCCGCATCATTTTCAAGCACATCGACGAGGCTGGCTACACCAACGACATCGACTGCTACCTCCGCAACGGCGGTTACGACATCCTCAGGAAAGCCGTCTCCCGCAAACCCGAGGAACTGCGCGATGAAGTGAAAAAATCCGGCCTGCGCGGACGCGGCGGCGCGGGTTTCCCGGCCGGCGTCAAGTGGGGCCTCGTCGACCGCAAGAGCGGCAAGCCCATCTACCTCATCGTCAATGCCGACGAATCCGAGCCCGGCACCTTCAAGGACCGCTACATCATCCACCAGGACCCGCACCAGCTCATCGAGGGCATCATGATCACCGCGTGGGCCAACGACGTGAAGCAGGCCTACATCTACATCCGCGGCGAGATGCCCGAAGGCGCCCGCATCCTCGAACGCGCCATCGCCGAAGCCCGCGCGAAAAACCTCGTCGGCCCGAACATCCTCGGCACCGGCTATTCCTGCGAAATCTACGTCCACCGCGGCGCCGGCGCGTACATCTGCGGCGAGGAAACCGGCCTCATCGAGTCCCTCGAAGGCAAGCGCGCCAACCCGCGCATCAAGCCCCCCTACTTCCCCGCCGTCCTCGGCCTCTACCAGTGCCCGACCATCGTCAACAACGTCGAGACGCTCTGCCACGTGAAGCACATCATCGACATGGGCGGCGAGGAGTACGCGAAAATCGGCACGCCCAACAACACCGGCACCCGCATCTTCTGCGTCTCCGGCCACGTGCGGCGCCCCGGCTACTACGAATTCGAGGCCGGCAAGGTCACGATGGGCCAGCTTCTCAACGACGTCTGCGGCGGCCCCCGCCCCGGGCACACCTTCAAGGCCGTCATCCCCGGCGGTTCGTCCGCCAAGATTTTCCGTTTCGGCGAGACGTTCACGCTCAAGAACAAGGACGGTTCCACCCGCACGCTCACCGTCGAGGACGTGCCCATGGATTTCGACACCCTCGCCGCCTGCGGCTCGATGGGCGGCTCCGGCGGCGTCATCGTCATGGACGACTCGGTCAACATGGTCGAGGCGCTCGCCAACATCAACGCCTTCTACTCTCACGAGAGTTGCGGCCAGTGCACGCCCTGCCGCGAAGGTTCGCTCTGGATGAAAAAAATCACCGCCCGCATGGTTCACGGCGAGGCCCGCCCGCAGGATGCCGAGCTCCTCAAAAATGTGGCCGACCAGATCCCCGGCCGCACCATCTGCGCCATGGGCGAAGCCTGTTCGTGGCCGACGCAGAGCTTCCTCGCCAAGTTCGGCGACGAGTTCAAAAACTACTACGAAACCAAAAAACAGCGTCCCGCCGAAACGCTCCCGCTCGTCTGA